From Acidovorax sp. FHTAMBA, one genomic window encodes:
- a CDS encoding LysR family transcriptional regulator, which yields MQNARDVLTPDALTMLQVIAEAGSFAAAARQLGLVPSALTYRVRQIEDALDVLLFDRSSRQARPTEAGTELLREGARLLQDIDAVAHRVRRVATGWEPQLTISVDGIISPHTMLELVDAFYAMEPPTRLKLRDGIMKGTLENLTSGRADLAIGVSVPGTDVAGLQQGTLGEVLFIYVVAPHHPLASAPEPISDATLLEHRAVAVADSATRGGATMGLLGGQDVLTVDTMQAKVRVQLRGLGGGFLPEPMVRPYLEAGRLVTRRVARPERSVRVHYAWGGPGFTAPGRALQWWLNQLQSPATRRALLENHHHL from the coding sequence ATGCAAAACGCACGCGATGTTCTGACCCCCGATGCACTGACCATGCTGCAGGTGATCGCCGAAGCAGGCAGCTTTGCCGCTGCGGCCCGGCAGCTGGGCCTGGTGCCCAGCGCCCTCACCTACCGCGTGCGCCAGATCGAAGATGCGCTCGATGTGCTGCTGTTTGACCGCAGCTCGCGCCAGGCGCGCCCCACCGAGGCGGGCACCGAGCTGCTGCGCGAGGGCGCACGCCTGTTGCAGGACATCGACGCCGTGGCCCACCGCGTGCGCCGCGTGGCCACCGGCTGGGAGCCGCAGCTGACGATTTCGGTGGACGGCATCATCTCGCCCCACACCATGCTGGAGCTGGTGGATGCCTTCTATGCCATGGAGCCCCCCACGCGCCTGAAGCTGCGCGACGGGATCATGAAAGGCACGCTGGAGAACCTGACCTCGGGCCGGGCCGATCTGGCCATCGGGGTTTCGGTGCCGGGCACCGATGTGGCGGGCCTGCAGCAGGGCACGCTGGGGGAAGTGCTTTTCATTTACGTGGTGGCGCCCCACCACCCGCTGGCCAGCGCGCCAGAGCCCATCTCCGATGCCACGCTGCTGGAGCACCGCGCCGTGGCCGTGGCCGATTCGGCCACGCGCGGCGGCGCCACCATGGGCCTGCTGGGTGGGCAGGATGTGCTGACGGTGGACACCATGCAGGCCAAGGTGCGTGTACAGCTGCGCGGGCTGGGCGGCGGGTTTTTGCCCGAACCCATGGTGCGCCCCTACCTGGAGGCCGGGCGCCTGGTGACGCGCCGCGTGGCACGGCCCGAGCGCAGCGTGCGCGTGCACTACGCCTGGGGTGGCCCCGGCTTCACCGCGCCGGGCCGGGCGCTGCAGTGGTGGCTGAACCAGCTGCAAAGCCCCGCCACACGCCGCGCTCTGCTGGAAAACCACCATCATTTGTGA
- the trmB gene encoding tRNA (guanosine(46)-N7)-methyltransferase TrmB yields the protein MTELTTASAPTAATAAAPATPGGAPAGVSHPKTIKSFVRRAGRTTTGQAKAFEDFGPRFVLPYAPAPLDAAAAFGRHAPLVLEIGFGMGEATAHIARVRPDDNFLCCEVHEPGVGALLKRIGEQELTNIRILQHDAVEVIDHMLPPGCLDGVHIFFPDPWHKKKHNKRRLIQAPLVAKLAARLKPGGYLHCATDWQPYAEQMLQVLGAEPLLQNTASGFAPQPDYRPLTKFENRGLRLGHGVWDVVFVRRN from the coding sequence GTGACCGAACTGACCACCGCATCTGCCCCCACCGCTGCGACCGCAGCAGCCCCCGCAACCCCTGGCGGGGCACCCGCTGGCGTGAGCCATCCCAAGACCATCAAGAGCTTTGTGCGCCGTGCTGGACGCACCACCACGGGCCAGGCCAAGGCCTTTGAAGATTTTGGCCCGCGTTTTGTGCTGCCGTATGCGCCCGCGCCTCTGGATGCTGCAGCAGCCTTCGGCCGCCATGCGCCGCTGGTGCTCGAAATCGGCTTCGGCATGGGCGAAGCCACGGCCCACATCGCGCGTGTGCGGCCAGATGACAACTTTCTGTGCTGCGAGGTGCACGAGCCCGGCGTGGGCGCGCTGCTCAAGCGCATCGGTGAGCAGGAACTGACGAACATCCGCATCCTGCAACACGACGCGGTCGAGGTGATCGACCACATGCTGCCGCCGGGCTGCCTCGACGGCGTGCACATCTTCTTCCCCGACCCCTGGCACAAGAAAAAGCACAACAAGCGCCGCCTGATCCAGGCCCCGCTGGTCGCCAAGCTGGCCGCCCGCCTCAAGCCTGGTGGCTATCTGCACTGCGCCACCGACTGGCAGCCCTACGCCGAGCAGATGCTGCAGGTGCTGGGCGCCGAACCCCTGCTGCAAAACACCGCCAGCGGCTTCGCACCGCAGCCCGACTACCGCCCCCTCACCAAGTTTGAAAACCGCGGCCTTCGGCTCGGGCATGGTGTGTGGGATGTGGTGTTCGTACGCCGAAACTGA
- the alaS gene encoding alanine--tRNA ligase — MSTPTFSVADIRKSFLDFFVSKGHTVVPSSPLVPGNDPTLMFTNSGMVQFKDVFLGTDKRSYNRAVSVQACLRAGGKHNDLENVGYTARHHTFFEMLGNWSFGDYFKRESLKWAWELLTEVYKLPPERLLATVYQEDDEAYDIWTKEIGLPPERVIRIGDNKGGRYKSDNFWMMADTGPCGPCSEIFYDHGPHIAGGPPGSPDEDGDRFIEIWNNVFMQFNMDETGAVTPLPAPCVDTGMGLERLAAILQHVHSNYEIDLFDQLIKAAGRETGVTDLNNKSLRVIADHIRATAFLVSDGVIPSNEGRGYVQRRIVRRAIRHGYKLGKKTPFFHKLVADLVRLMGDAYPSLRAQEQRITEVLKVEEERFFETLANGMEILDATLDGGAKVLPGDVAFKLHDTYGFPLDLTNDVCRERDVEVDEAGFKTAMEKQKAQARAAGKFKMDKALEYSGAANQFTGYENLAETAKIVAIYVDGTSAAALKSGQNGVVVLDTTPFYAESGGQVGDEGVITSGSARFAVGDTLKIKADVFGHHGTLEEGTLNVGDTVQAQVNTAVRAATVRNHSVTHIMHKALREVLGSHVQQKGSLVNADRTRFDFTHNGAVTAAEIREIERRVNEEILSNQPTQARVMDIESAQKTGAMMLFGEKYGETVRVLDIGTSRELCGGTHVQRTGDIGLFKVVGEGGVAAGIRRIEAVTGANALAYLQNLEDTVNQAASTLKAPVAELNGRISQALDNARALEKEVAALKGKLASSQGDELVNQAVDVKGIKVLAAALPGADAKTLRDTMDKLKDKLKTAAIVLAAVDGDKVQIAAGVTADSVGKVKAGELVNFVAQQVGGKGGGKPDMAMAGGTDASRLPAALASVAGWVTQQLG, encoded by the coding sequence ACCGCGCGCCACCACACGTTCTTTGAAATGCTGGGCAACTGGTCGTTTGGCGACTACTTCAAGCGCGAGTCGCTCAAGTGGGCCTGGGAGCTGCTGACCGAGGTCTACAAGCTGCCGCCAGAGCGCCTGCTGGCCACGGTCTATCAGGAAGACGACGAGGCCTACGACATCTGGACCAAGGAAATCGGCCTGCCGCCCGAGCGCGTGATCCGCATCGGCGACAACAAGGGCGGCCGCTACAAGTCCGACAACTTCTGGATGATGGCCGACACCGGCCCCTGCGGCCCGTGCAGCGAAATCTTCTATGACCATGGCCCGCACATTGCGGGTGGCCCTCCCGGCAGCCCCGATGAAGACGGCGACCGTTTCATCGAGATCTGGAACAACGTGTTCATGCAGTTCAACATGGACGAGACGGGTGCCGTGACCCCGCTGCCCGCACCCTGCGTGGACACCGGCATGGGCCTGGAGCGCCTGGCCGCCATCCTGCAGCACGTGCACAGCAATTACGAGATCGACCTGTTCGACCAGCTCATCAAGGCCGCTGGCCGCGAGACCGGTGTGACCGACCTCAACAACAAGAGCCTGCGCGTGATTGCTGACCACATCCGCGCCACCGCCTTCCTGGTGAGCGACGGCGTGATCCCCAGCAACGAAGGCCGCGGCTACGTACAGCGCCGCATCGTGCGCCGCGCCATCCGCCACGGCTACAAGCTGGGCAAGAAGACCCCGTTCTTCCACAAGCTGGTGGCCGACCTGGTGCGCCTGATGGGCGATGCCTACCCATCGCTGCGCGCGCAGGAGCAGCGCATCACCGAGGTGCTGAAGGTGGAAGAAGAGCGCTTCTTTGAAACGCTGGCCAATGGCATGGAAATCCTGGACGCTACCCTGGACGGCGGCGCCAAGGTGCTGCCGGGCGACGTGGCCTTCAAGCTGCACGACACCTACGGCTTCCCGCTCGACCTGACCAATGACGTCTGCCGGGAGCGCGACGTCGAAGTGGACGAAGCAGGCTTCAAGACCGCCATGGAAAAGCAGAAGGCCCAGGCCCGCGCGGCCGGCAAGTTCAAGATGGACAAGGCGCTGGAGTACAGCGGTGCGGCCAACCAGTTCACGGGCTATGAGAATCTTGCGGAGACTGCAAAAATAGTAGCAATCTACGTAGACGGGACAAGCGCTGCAGCCCTGAAAAGTGGTCAAAACGGCGTGGTGGTGCTCGACACGACCCCGTTCTATGCCGAAAGCGGCGGCCAGGTGGGTGACGAGGGCGTCATCACCAGCGGATCGGCCAGGTTTGCCGTGGGCGACACGCTCAAGATCAAGGCCGATGTGTTTGGCCACCACGGCACGCTCGAAGAGGGCACGCTGAATGTGGGAGACACGGTGCAGGCCCAGGTGAACACCGCCGTGCGCGCCGCCACGGTGCGCAACCACTCGGTCACGCACATCATGCACAAGGCCCTGCGCGAAGTACTGGGCAGCCACGTGCAGCAAAAGGGCAGCCTGGTCAATGCCGACCGCACGCGTTTTGACTTCACGCACAACGGCGCTGTGACCGCTGCAGAGATCCGCGAGATCGAGCGCCGCGTCAACGAAGAAATCCTGTCCAACCAGCCCACCCAGGCCCGGGTGATGGACATCGAATCGGCCCAGAAGACCGGCGCCATGATGCTGTTTGGCGAGAAATACGGCGAAACCGTGCGCGTGCTAGACATCGGCACCAGCCGTGAACTGTGCGGCGGCACGCACGTGCAGCGCACGGGCGACATCGGCCTGTTCAAGGTGGTGGGTGAGGGCGGCGTGGCTGCTGGCATCCGCCGCATTGAGGCCGTGACCGGCGCCAACGCACTGGCGTACTTGCAAAACCTGGAAGACACCGTTAACCAGGCCGCCAGCACCCTCAAGGCGCCGGTGGCCGAACTCAATGGCCGCATCAGCCAGGCGCTGGACAACGCCCGCGCGCTCGAAAAGGAAGTGGCGGCCCTGAAGGGCAAGCTGGCCTCCAGCCAGGGCGATGAGCTGGTGAACCAGGCCGTGGATGTGAAGGGCATCAAGGTCCTGGCCGCCGCGCTGCCTGGCGCCGACGCCAAGACGCTGCGCGACACCATGGACAAGCTCAAGGACAAGCTCAAGACGGCCGCCATCGTGCTGGCTGCGGTGGACGGCGACAAGGTGCAGATCGCTGCGGGCGTCACGGCCGACAGCGTGGGCAAGGTCAAGGCTGGTGAACTGGTGAACTTTGTGGCGCAGCAAGTGGGCGGCAAGGGCGGCGGCAAGCCCGACATGGCCATGGCTGGCGGCACCGATGCCTCCAGGCTGCCAGCGGCGCTGGCCTCGGTCGCAGGCTGGGTGACGCAGCAGCTGGGCTGA
- a CDS encoding HD domain-containing phosphohydrolase has translation MDPLRESLHDPLPADGTRSSLSGPEVAHPPWWRRFTIPFEVVIASVVVSAMVLLAVLLVYQVGTSARQAIIAASDDSALHISQLISERVHHVVDPADATLRLLAFDPIASATSLQTRLRRLPVLVRLLEQNALLSAVFIGYSDGQFLLVRPLRNATLRARLEAPAEAAFLVQSMARERGTAGAAGTAGLTGRWNYYDAQLKLLDSSVRPNYRYDPRSRPWYALAAERNTQVLTAPYLFFTTQEVGVTLSQPSEDGRAVIGLDVALTDLGQEIGELRLVPRTEIAVVDQDRRVLVYPDMSRVWVREGNDTSLQLRTLEELGVPSFQGLQGIDLKAGVTRRLEADGEEWLFKVLSLKSQRWEGLHILMAIPTRELLADVNENLRRQVWLSLALIALMLLFGWLAGRRVGRSLSGLALQAQALARFDFRRPSRRMSPVREVRALGQVMDRMSDTIEEFLHITHHISAESRMDVMLSSVLYELVRATSCTGGAVYLVEAQRTGLARTARYCEDPEQQARYPDHLPMAFFINPAEPQDGDAQDDDQALPQRALRVQLRTRDGQPLGLLVLRYRSNQQQADVHFRAFVEKLSGTLSVAIETRSLIEGQKKLFDAVIRLLADAIDAKSPYTGGHCERVPQLAESLMQRMCEAKDGPFAHVAMTEAERYEFRLGAWLHDCGKVTSPEHIIDKATKLEALYNRIHEVRMRFEVLWRDAELDYWKQHVSGVDPERLQRELLQRRERLQDDFAFVARSNVGGEFMAETDVQRLAAIGRQVWQRHFDDRLGLSQAEMARLAKVPARSLPANEPLLADRPEHIVPWGARKPPVEADNPANRWGFDMVVPPFEAHLGELHNLSIRRGTLTAEDRFKINDHIVQTIIMLSGLPFPPHLARVPSIAGSHHEKLDGTGYPRRLKGADLTLADRVMTLADIFEALTAADRPYKPPKTLSESLNIMSQLVREQHIDASVFRFFLTSGVWRDYAELFLDPAQRDAVDVDALLASSG, from the coding sequence ATGGACCCCTTGCGCGAAAGCCTGCACGATCCGCTGCCTGCCGACGGCACCCGCTCCAGTCTGTCGGGTCCCGAGGTTGCCCACCCGCCCTGGTGGCGGCGTTTCACCATACCGTTCGAGGTGGTGATTGCGTCGGTGGTGGTGTCGGCCATGGTGCTGCTTGCGGTGCTGCTGGTCTACCAGGTGGGCACCAGCGCGCGCCAGGCCATCATTGCGGCGTCGGATGACAGTGCGCTGCACATCAGCCAGTTGATCAGCGAACGGGTGCACCATGTCGTGGACCCGGCCGATGCCACGCTGCGTCTGCTGGCGTTTGACCCCATTGCCTCTGCCACCAGCTTGCAGACCCGGTTGCGCCGCCTGCCGGTGTTGGTTCGCCTGCTGGAGCAGAACGCCTTGTTGTCGGCGGTGTTCATCGGGTACTCCGATGGACAGTTTTTGCTGGTACGCCCGCTGCGCAATGCGACGCTGCGTGCCCGGCTGGAGGCACCTGCAGAGGCGGCCTTCCTGGTGCAGTCCATGGCGCGGGAGCGGGGCACGGCGGGGGCAGCAGGCACTGCGGGCCTGACCGGCCGCTGGAACTACTACGACGCACAACTGAAGCTGCTCGATTCCTCGGTGCGGCCCAACTACCGCTATGACCCCCGCTCCCGTCCCTGGTACGCCCTGGCGGCTGAACGCAACACACAGGTTCTCACCGCACCCTATCTGTTTTTCACCACGCAAGAGGTGGGGGTCACGCTGAGCCAGCCCAGCGAGGACGGCCGCGCGGTGATTGGCCTGGATGTGGCGCTCACCGATCTGGGCCAGGAGATTGGCGAGCTCCGGCTCGTACCGCGCACCGAAATCGCCGTGGTGGACCAGGACCGCCGCGTGCTGGTCTACCCGGACATGTCCCGCGTATGGGTGCGCGAAGGCAACGACACCAGCCTCCAGCTGCGAACCCTGGAGGAACTCGGCGTACCCAGTTTCCAAGGCTTGCAAGGTATTGACCTCAAGGCGGGGGTCACGCGCCGGCTCGAGGCAGATGGGGAGGAGTGGTTGTTCAAGGTCCTGTCGCTCAAGTCGCAGCGCTGGGAAGGTCTGCACATCCTGATGGCCATCCCTACCCGCGAGCTGTTGGCAGATGTAAACGAGAACCTTCGGCGGCAGGTGTGGCTGTCCCTGGCGTTGATTGCGCTGATGCTGCTATTCGGGTGGCTGGCCGGAAGGCGGGTGGGGCGCAGCCTCTCGGGGCTGGCCCTGCAGGCGCAGGCCCTGGCGCGGTTCGATTTCCGGCGCCCGAGTCGTCGCATGTCACCCGTGCGCGAGGTACGCGCACTGGGCCAGGTGATGGACCGCATGTCGGACACCATTGAAGAGTTCCTGCACATCACGCACCATATCAGCGCCGAGTCACGCATGGACGTCATGCTCTCCAGTGTGCTGTATGAGCTGGTGCGCGCCACCAGCTGCACGGGGGGCGCGGTGTACCTGGTGGAGGCGCAGCGCACGGGCCTTGCGCGCACCGCAAGGTACTGCGAAGACCCGGAGCAGCAGGCGCGCTACCCGGACCACCTGCCCATGGCGTTTTTCATCAACCCGGCAGAGCCGCAGGACGGCGATGCCCAGGACGACGATCAGGCCCTGCCCCAGCGTGCACTGAGAGTGCAGCTGCGCACGCGCGATGGGCAGCCGCTGGGCCTGCTGGTGCTGCGCTACCGTTCCAACCAGCAGCAGGCCGATGTTCACTTCAGGGCGTTTGTCGAAAAACTCTCCGGCACGCTGTCGGTGGCCATCGAAACACGCAGCCTGATCGAAGGGCAAAAGAAGCTGTTCGATGCCGTCATCCGCCTGCTGGCCGACGCCATCGATGCCAAGAGCCCCTACACCGGCGGACATTGTGAGCGGGTGCCCCAGCTGGCCGAATCCCTGATGCAACGGATGTGCGAGGCCAAGGACGGGCCATTTGCCCATGTGGCCATGACGGAGGCAGAGCGCTATGAGTTCCGTCTGGGTGCCTGGCTGCACGACTGCGGCAAGGTCACCAGCCCCGAGCACATTATCGACAAGGCCACCAAGCTGGAGGCGCTGTACAACCGCATCCATGAGGTGCGCATGCGCTTTGAAGTGCTGTGGCGCGATGCCGAACTGGACTACTGGAAGCAGCATGTATCCGGCGTGGACCCTGAGCGGCTGCAGCGCGAACTGCTGCAGCGGCGGGAGCGCCTGCAGGACGATTTCGCATTTGTTGCCCGCAGCAACGTGGGCGGTGAATTCATGGCCGAGACCGACGTGCAGCGCCTTGCCGCCATCGGGCGGCAGGTGTGGCAGCGGCATTTTGACGACCGGCTCGGGCTGTCGCAGGCGGAGATGGCGCGGCTGGCGAAGGTGCCTGCGCGCAGCCTGCCAGCCAACGAGCCCCTGCTGGCCGACCGGCCCGAGCACATCGTGCCCTGGGGCGCCCGCAAGCCGCCGGTGGAGGCAGACAACCCGGCCAACCGCTGGGGCTTCGACATGGTGGTGCCGCCCTTCGAGGCACACCTGGGCGAGCTGCACAACCTGTCGATCCGGCGCGGCACGCTCACCGCGGAAGACAGGTTCAAGATCAACGACCACATCGTGCAGACCATCATCATGCTCAGCGGTCTGCCGTTCCCGCCGCACCTGGCACGCGTGCCGTCCATTGCCGGGTCGCACCACGAGAAGCTGGACGGAACGGGTTATCCGAGGCGCCTGAAAGGAGCCGATCTCACGCTGGCCGACCGCGTGATGACCCTGGCCGATATCTTTGAGGCCCTGACCGCAGCTGACCGGCCCTACAAACCGCCCAAGACCCTGTCAGAGTCGCTCAACATCATGTCTCAGTTGGTGCGCGAGCAGCACATCGATGCCAGTGTGTTCCGCTTCTTCCTGACCAGTGGTGTCTGGCGCGACTACGCCGAGCTTTTTCTCGACCCCGCACAGCGGGATGCGGTGGATGTGGACGCGCTACTTGCGTCGTCAGGGTAG
- a CDS encoding GGDEF domain-containing protein gives MKPILQNLVEMTGHRDHLRLEVSVLSTLQKLSGIIEVRALELFTDAGVSHVRPRTWIEDGQLVSTDSEAASDPRRETLDNYTALRECIANHRDSALVSPRKGCHVLWLPVWMHEKVTTCLEITQSRPFSAHKLEVVKGVFQVYQNYQRLLDYSERDALTGLFNRKTFDEQFSRTSLNGMVSGRLASAPEPLTADDASQPGEPLQQWLAVVDIDHFKQVNDRFGHLYGDEVLILIANILRSSFRSHDRIFRFGGEEFVVLLRSTTLTTAHKVFNRFRLAVQEYPFPQVGRVTVSMGFVSTAKGSPVEILGQADQALYYAKEHGRNQVCFYDDLVASGQLTAKVANDDVELF, from the coding sequence ATGAAACCGATTCTGCAAAACCTTGTGGAGATGACGGGTCACCGCGATCACCTTCGGCTGGAGGTGTCGGTGTTGTCCACCCTGCAAAAGCTCAGCGGCATCATCGAGGTGCGCGCGCTGGAGCTTTTCACCGATGCCGGTGTATCCCATGTCCGCCCCCGCACCTGGATCGAGGACGGGCAACTCGTCTCCACCGATTCGGAAGCCGCCTCCGACCCCCGGCGCGAGACTCTGGACAACTACACCGCCCTGCGCGAATGTATCGCCAACCACCGCGACAGCGCGCTGGTATCGCCCCGCAAGGGTTGCCATGTCCTGTGGCTGCCCGTGTGGATGCATGAAAAGGTCACCACGTGCCTGGAGATCACGCAGTCGCGCCCCTTTTCGGCGCACAAGCTCGAAGTGGTCAAGGGCGTTTTTCAGGTGTATCAGAACTACCAGCGGCTGCTGGATTACAGCGAGCGCGACGCGCTCACCGGCCTGTTCAATCGCAAGACCTTTGACGAGCAGTTCTCGCGCACCTCGCTCAACGGCATGGTCAGTGGCCGCCTGGCGTCAGCGCCGGAGCCCCTTACCGCCGACGATGCATCCCAGCCAGGCGAACCCTTGCAGCAGTGGCTGGCCGTGGTGGACATCGACCACTTCAAGCAGGTCAACGACCGGTTCGGTCATCTGTATGGCGACGAGGTGCTGATCCTGATCGCCAACATCCTGCGCAGCTCATTCCGCAGCCACGACCGCATCTTCCGCTTTGGTGGCGAAGAGTTCGTGGTGCTGCTGCGCTCCACCACGCTGACCACGGCCCACAAGGTGTTCAACCGCTTTCGGCTCGCCGTGCAGGAATATCCGTTCCCTCAGGTGGGCCGGGTCACGGTGAGCATGGGCTTTGTCAGCACGGCCAAGGGCTCACCGGTGGAGATCCTGGGACAGGCCGATCAGGCGCTGTATTACGCCAAGGAACATGGGCGCAACCAGGTCTGTTTTTACGATGACCTGGTGGCCAGCGGCCAGCTGACGGCCAAAGTGGCCAACGACGACGTCGAACTCTTCTGA
- a CDS encoding FAD-dependent oxidoreductase, translating into MSKPDPLPAKRLRRTSAPAPAATPTPSTRSGKPQRHFAIIGAGMAGIACARTLVQAGHRVTVFEKSSQAGGRTATIDSPFGNFDAGAQYFTVRDPRFARAIDTVPGICKRWSANSVQVLDAAGRVAAVGLPHREAHWVASPGMQSLVATWAEPLVQAGQLITQTRVTRIERDALNTPGWQLRTEGAGGAQHVYAGFDAVLLAQPAVPAQALISSSGLDTPLADAMSRVAIAPCWTLMLAYPQAVRPGLTTLGPQWNAARSTHHRIAWLARESSKPGRNLVERWTVQASPAWSAEHLEDDEARVQAKLLKAFAEVTGIRATPAHADTRRWRYAQTTHPLGKTHLWDAGAGLGACGDWCLGHRLEDAFVSGLELALAVA; encoded by the coding sequence ATGAGCAAACCTGATCCTCTCCCCGCCAAACGGCTCCGACGCACCAGCGCCCCCGCACCCGCAGCTACGCCCACCCCCTCCACCCGATCCGGGAAACCGCAGCGCCACTTCGCCATCATCGGCGCGGGCATGGCGGGCATTGCCTGCGCGCGCACCCTGGTGCAGGCCGGGCACCGCGTGACGGTGTTCGAGAAATCCTCCCAGGCCGGCGGCCGCACCGCCACCATCGACTCCCCTTTTGGCAACTTTGACGCGGGCGCCCAGTACTTCACCGTGCGCGATCCGCGTTTTGCGCGCGCCATCGACACCGTGCCCGGCATCTGCAAGCGCTGGAGCGCCAACTCCGTGCAGGTGCTTGATGCCGCGGGCCGTGTGGCCGCCGTGGGCCTGCCGCACCGCGAGGCCCACTGGGTGGCCAGCCCCGGCATGCAATCGCTGGTCGCCACCTGGGCCGAGCCCCTGGTGCAGGCCGGGCAACTCATCACGCAAACCCGCGTGACGCGCATCGAGCGCGATGCGCTGAACACACCGGGATGGCAGCTTCGCACCGAGGGTGCTGGCGGTGCCCAGCATGTGTATGCAGGCTTCGACGCCGTGCTGCTGGCACAACCCGCAGTGCCTGCCCAGGCCCTGATTTCCAGCTCGGGACTGGATACACCCCTGGCCGACGCCATGTCCCGGGTGGCCATTGCACCCTGCTGGACGCTGATGCTTGCTTACCCCCAGGCCGTGCGCCCGGGCCTCACCACGCTGGGCCCGCAGTGGAACGCTGCGCGCAGCACCCACCACCGCATCGCCTGGCTGGCGCGCGAGTCGTCCAAGCCCGGCCGCAACCTGGTGGAGCGCTGGACGGTGCAGGCCAGCCCCGCCTGGTCGGCCGAACACCTGGAGGACGACGAGGCCCGTGTGCAGGCCAAGCTGCTCAAGGCCTTCGCCGAGGTCACCGGCATCCGTGCCACGCCAGCACACGCCGACACGCGCCGCTGGCGTTATGCCCAAACCACCCACCCCCTGGGCAAAACCCACCTATGGGATGCGGGCGCAGGACTGGGTGCCTGTGGAGACTGGTGCCTCGGGCACCGGCTGGAAGACGCGTTTGTGTCCGGCCTGGAACTCGCACTTGCCGTTGCATGA
- the gluQRS gene encoding tRNA glutamyl-Q(34) synthetase GluQRS, producing MTAADGAALRYVGRFAPSPTGPLHAGSLVAALASWLDARAHHGSWLVRIEDVDTPRCVPGADEVILQQLATCGLLPDAPAQWQSRRGERYHQALDQLVVKGHAYPCACSRKDIENVHAARGHARERHAALPYPGTCRHGLQGRAARSWRFNATDFKPKQPPALIHKAQAATNLIANSIVHWQDRRLGAQQQNVADTVGDFVLRRADGLWAYQLAVVVDDADQGITDVVRGEDLADNTPRQILLQQALGLPTPRYLHTPLVCGDNGEKLSKQNGARALDLTEPLQALASAAQVLGLPALPAEHPHPQGLPDALAYWVTAWRRNYNGAP from the coding sequence ATGACGGCAGCCGATGGGGCAGCGCTGCGCTATGTGGGCCGGTTTGCACCGTCGCCCACGGGTCCGCTGCACGCGGGCTCTCTGGTGGCGGCGCTTGCCAGCTGGCTGGACGCACGCGCGCACCACGGCAGTTGGCTGGTGCGCATTGAAGATGTGGACACCCCCCGTTGCGTGCCCGGCGCCGACGAGGTCATCTTGCAGCAGCTGGCCACCTGCGGCCTCTTGCCAGACGCTCCAGCGCAATGGCAATCGCGGCGGGGCGAGCGCTACCACCAGGCACTGGACCAGCTCGTGGTGAAGGGCCATGCCTACCCGTGCGCCTGCTCCCGCAAGGACATCGAAAACGTACACGCGGCGCGCGGCCACGCCCGCGAACGCCATGCCGCGCTGCCCTACCCCGGCACCTGCCGCCACGGGCTGCAGGGGCGTGCGGCGCGGTCGTGGCGGTTCAATGCAACGGATTTCAAACCAAAACAGCCTCCGGCACTTATCCATAAAGCGCAAGCAGCTACTAATTTAATAGCAAACAGCATCGTGCACTGGCAGGACCGCCGCCTGGGTGCACAGCAGCAGAACGTGGCTGACACGGTGGGCGACTTTGTGCTGCGCCGGGCCGACGGGCTGTGGGCCTACCAGCTGGCCGTGGTGGTGGATGACGCCGACCAGGGCATTACCGACGTGGTGCGCGGCGAAGACCTGGCGGACAACACGCCACGCCAGATCCTGCTTCAGCAGGCGCTGGGGCTGCCCACGCCGCGCTATCTGCACACACCCCTGGTGTGTGGGGACAACGGCGAAAAGCTCTCCAAGCAAAACGGTGCGCGCGCGCTGGACCTGACCGAGCCGCTCCAGGCACTGGCCAGCGCCGCGCAGGTGCTGGGCCTTCCCGCGCTGCCCGCCGAACACCCACACCCGCAGGGCCTGCCCGATGCCCTCGCCTACTGGGTCACCGCGTGGCGACGAAACTACAATGGCGCACCGTGA